A single genomic interval of Sander lucioperca isolate FBNREF2018 chromosome 9, SLUC_FBN_1.2, whole genome shotgun sequence harbors:
- the LOC116044656 gene encoding GTPase IMAP family member 9-like isoform X1, whose protein sequence is MACDAKKAEHELTRYNNEEIRIVMVGKTGVGKSATGNTILGTQYFKSEFSPKSSTTVCKKASGEVDGQKVSVIDTPGLFDTRIDYNKTSKDIVQSISYASPGPHILLVIIKLGRFTKEEKKTLQKIQEIFGEEADKYSMVLFTHGDLLKGKPIEEFLKDSEELQELVAKCNGQYHVFNNDLKDRSQVSELLDKMRYITEKNGGSHYSTEMYQRAERAMEEKKIRETKKTVASPVSLLGWPHLQISFPGFHAPKISLLGPFPFRYHLCQYNRPLMVGGCIVFSFRGQYRQMCRSKFMKYHIITNAINYKDIMEMSPYMSYIRSFN, encoded by the exons ATGGCCTGCGATGCCAAAAAAGCCGAACATG AACTGACCAGATACAATAATGAGGAGATCAGGATTGTGATGGTGGGGAAGACCGGAGTTGGGAAGAGCGCCACGGGAAACACCATTCTGGGAACACAGTACTTCAAATCAGAGTTCTCCCCTAAATCTTCGACTACAGTCTGTAAAAAGGCCTCCGGTGAAGTGGATGGACAAAAGGTTTCTGTTATTGACACTCCGGGACTGTTCGACACAAGGATTGATTATAATAAAACCAGTAAAGATATTGTCCAGAGCATTTCTTATGCTTCTCCTGGACCCCATATCTTACTGGTCATCATCAAACTGGGCAGATTCAcaaaggaagaaaagaagacGCTGCAGAAGATTCAGGAAATCTTCGGAGAGGAAGCAGACAAATACAGCATGGTTCTCTTTACCCATGGTGACCTGCTCAAAGGGAAACCTATTGAGGAGTTCTTGAAGGACAGTGAAGAGCTGCAGGAACTTGTGGCCAAATGTAACGGCCAGTACCACGTCTTCAATAATGACCTGAAAGATCGTTCTCAGGTCAGCGAACTGCTCGACAAGATGAGATATATAACTGAGAAGAATGGAGGAAGCCATTACAGTACTGAAATGTACCAGAGGGCAGAAAGGGCAATGGAAGAGAAGAAAATAAGGGAAACAAAGAAAACTGTAGCATCTCCAGTCTCTCTCCTTGGGTGGCCCCACCTTCAGATCTCTTTTCCTGGGTTCCATGCCCCCAAAATCTCCCTCCTGGGTCCCTTTCCTTTTAGGTACCACTTATGCCAGTATAACAGACCCCTGATGGTCGGAGGATGTATTGTATTTTCCTTCAGAGGTCAATATAGGCAAATGTGCAGGTCCAAGTTCATGAAATATCATATCATTACAAATGCAATAAACTATAAAGATATTATGGAAATGTCACCGTACATGTCATACATCAGGTCCTTCAATTAA